TGATGAAGCCATGAATGTTAAACTGTTACTGCGAGAAATCTGCCAATTTATTGGTAAACAAACTTtgaaatacaaaatatttaataataatcaagTTTTAACTATTGATGCAGATTTGCCAAATGAAAATCCAATGGTTAACCAGCTTACAGCTCTAgcttcaaaatatttatttgctcTCAGTCTCAACAATTTCAATGCTGTTTTCAGTCGGATATCATCAAGGTAGCACAcagttaattaattaaaatgacaACTATTAACATTTCACTTTGACTTTTCAATATAGACTGCAAGAATTAAGTTCATCCAACGAAGAGAATCCTGACTTAAGTGACATCGAACTCATTCAATATATAAATGTAGATACCATACGACTAATCAAATTGCTGAACGGTGAGAAAAAGTGGTGGAAAAAGTGTTTGCGCTTGTTCAGTCTGTGCTCAACgacttaaaaataagaatctaGAATATTCCAAATTGCCACAATGTGACGTTATTTCTTGGGCAGGTGTTGCTATTCAATCCAGGCAAGCCATTTTCCCGTTGTGTCAAGCCCACTGTTTCGTGTCTTGTTTTCGCATAAATCCCCACAACAACAAAGCTCTTAAAGTATGCCTCAATCCACATTCGCCACCAACTTTTCACTATGTCCTTGTTGCTTCCCTCTACAGGTGAGTTCTACCCGTTTTTagtgttttttggtttcgtgCTCATAAAACTCAAATTTAACAAATCTTTTCTGTAGAATTATCACACAACCACTCTTTCATCCATCATGGACATATGTGCAGTTATGCCAGGTAACCGGCTTAATATGTTGTAATGTTGTATCAAATTTCATGTgtattaacaatttttttataatactGCTAATCGATGTAGATACATGCCGTTCATCAATTCGCATCATTCAATATTcactaatgtttttttttcgttttttcagagtttgtcactaaaagaaaaagtaaatccACTGAAGAACTTCAAGGAGAAAGCGTCGGAAGAGGGTAATTCTTACAAAAACTTGTTATTGTCCATGGTCCGATTGATTCACGCTAATCCACTGCTCATGTTAAACGTAATTTGTCTCATTTAAACTTAATTgtaagaaatatttcatgtatgttATTATTTAGAACCAAGGGAAAGCTGGACATGAGATTCAGAGCTCTACACTAGAATTAATCAATGGTCTAGTCTCGCAGGTTCATCAACCTAATATGGCTGACATGGCACAGGAGGCCATGGACGCTTTACTAGTGCTTCATCAGCCAGAAAAGATTGAAATGTGGAATCCCACGTCCGGTTTTATCATCAACGTCTAACCCCTCAGGAGGAGTAATTGATCGCAAATCTAATGTAAGATTATCTAATTTGTTGTaagatcaaatcaaattgtatCAATATcaatta
This sequence is a window from Daphnia pulicaria isolate SC F1-1A chromosome 7, SC_F0-13Bv2, whole genome shotgun sequence. Protein-coding genes within it:
- the LOC124348583 gene encoding neurofibromin-like isoform X1, with product MVEQNKECVIQISKFKFSLVISGITKILQRVNESRTHGPDYEKNYYESLLIVLDTLEKCLSGQPKDTTRFDEAMNVKLLLREICQFIGKQTLKYKIFNNNQVLTIDADLPNENPMVNQLTALASKYLFALSLNNFNAVFSRISSRLQELSSSNEENPDLSDIELIQYINASHFPVVSSPLFRVLFSHKSPQQQSS
- the LOC124348583 gene encoding neurofibromin-like isoform X2; this encodes MVEQNKECVIQISKFKFSLVISGITKILQRVNESRTHGPDYEKNYYESLLIVLDTLEKCLSGQPKDTTRFDEAMNVKLLLREICQFIDLPNENPMVNQLTALASKYLFALSLNNFNAVFSRISSRLQELSSSNEENPDLSDIELIQYINASHFPVVSSPLFRVLFSHKSPQQQSS